The Aquiluna sp. KACHI24 genome contains a region encoding:
- a CDS encoding Lrp/AsnC family transcriptional regulator: protein MTRMLRTRHSQLDEVSKQIVEQLQIDGRKSYAEIGKVVGLSEAAVRQRVQKLNESGVMQIVAVTDPMRLGFSRQAMVGVKCTGDVNKVAQALADIPQVDYVVLTAGGFDILVEVVCEDDEDLINLLNSNIRLLPGVVSAETFVYLKLHKQFYNWGTR, encoded by the coding sequence ATGACCAGAATGCTGCGCACGCGCCACTCTCAACTTGATGAGGTTTCAAAGCAAATCGTTGAGCAATTGCAGATCGATGGTCGCAAGTCCTACGCCGAAATTGGCAAGGTGGTCGGCCTGAGTGAAGCTGCGGTCAGGCAACGAGTCCAGAAACTCAATGAGTCTGGGGTGATGCAGATTGTTGCCGTAACTGATCCGATGCGATTGGGCTTCTCCAGACAGGCCATGGTTGGAGTCAAGTGCACAGGAGATGTAAACAAGGTCGCGCAGGCTCTGGCTGATATTCCCCAGGTCGATTATGTGGTTTTGACCGCAGGTGGTTTTGACATCCTGGTCGAGGTGGTTTGTGAAGATGACGAAGACCTGATCAACCTTCTCAATTCCAACATTCGCCTATTGCCGGGTGTAGTTTCAGCAGAGACTTTCGTTTACCTAAAACTTCACAAGCAGTTCTACAACTGGGGAACTCGATGA
- a CDS encoding DNA-3-methyladenine glycosylase I encodes MSHTRLHPDGVERCVWVTDDQIYIDYHDQEWGNRATGQRDLFEAIALESFQAGLSWLTILKRREGFRSAFDGFDIEKVATYDQEKVASLLLDERIIRNRAKIEATIHNAQLVMTNNVDLKSELWQFAPTNPITQESNFSWKATSPESDALSNHLRKLGFKFVGSTTMYALMQSTGMIHDHAPNCFRRIRKDS; translated from the coding sequence TTGAGCCACACCAGATTGCACCCCGATGGCGTGGAGCGTTGCGTCTGGGTTACCGACGACCAGATTTACATCGATTACCACGATCAAGAGTGGGGCAACCGAGCTACGGGCCAAAGAGATTTATTTGAGGCGATTGCCTTGGAAAGCTTCCAAGCAGGCCTTAGCTGGTTGACGATTTTGAAAAGACGCGAAGGCTTTAGGTCTGCATTCGATGGCTTCGACATCGAAAAGGTGGCTACCTATGACCAGGAAAAAGTTGCGTCGCTCCTTTTGGATGAACGAATTATCCGCAACCGCGCGAAGATCGAGGCGACGATTCACAATGCCCAGTTGGTTATGACCAACAACGTAGATCTCAAGAGCGAGCTATGGCAGTTTGCCCCAACGAACCCAATCACCCAAGAATCAAACTTTTCCTGGAAGGCAACCAGCCCTGAATCGGATGCCCTTAGCAACCACCTAAGAAAGCTTGGGTTCAAGTTTGTAGGCAGCACAACGATGTATGCGCTCATGCAGTCAACAGGCATGATTCACGACCACGCGCCAAATTGCTTCAGAAGAATCAGAAAAGATTCCTAG
- a CDS encoding F0F1 ATP synthase subunit epsilon, which produces MSRELNVDLVAADRQIWSGSATQVIAKTSVGEIGLLSGHEPMLAILIPGQIRITTGEGKVLTAECDEGGFLSLENNNLTLVVRDAHLIN; this is translated from the coding sequence ATGTCACGCGAACTCAACGTTGACCTAGTAGCAGCAGACCGCCAAATCTGGTCGGGCTCTGCTACCCAGGTCATCGCCAAGACCTCGGTGGGCGAGATTGGTCTGCTCTCAGGTCACGAGCCTATGCTCGCGATTTTGATCCCGGGCCAAATTCGTATCACCACCGGCGAGGGCAAGGTCCTGACCGCGGAGTGCGATGAGGGTGGATTCCTATCCCTGGAGAACAACAACCTCACTCTCGTGGTTAGAGACGCACACCTAATCAACTAA
- a CDS encoding methylated-DNA--[protein]-cysteine S-methyltransferase: MILEALVVTDSPIGRIAVGSTEKGVAHLEILADSDSRKEFSNDVRAKEISDLACMQLGEYFQGKRKVFGLPLDLIGTDFQKRIWIELLEIPFGATRSYGEVAHSVSRPMAARAVGGAVGSNPVPIIVPCHRVMGSSGKLTGYSATGGLETKSKLLHLEGIKH, translated from the coding sequence ATGATTCTTGAAGCGTTAGTGGTCACAGACTCCCCCATCGGTCGAATTGCAGTGGGCTCCACCGAAAAGGGCGTTGCACATTTGGAGATTCTTGCGGACTCAGATAGCCGGAAAGAGTTCTCAAATGATGTGAGGGCCAAGGAGATTTCCGACCTAGCTTGCATGCAGCTTGGAGAGTATTTCCAAGGTAAACGCAAAGTATTTGGCCTGCCGCTTGATCTGATTGGAACTGATTTTCAAAAGCGAATTTGGATCGAGTTACTGGAGATACCCTTTGGCGCAACTCGCTCCTACGGAGAGGTCGCCCATTCAGTCTCAAGACCAATGGCCGCTCGGGCCGTTGGTGGCGCCGTGGGATCAAATCCGGTGCCGATCATTGTGCCATGTCACAGAGTGATGGGGTCCTCCGGAAAGCTCACCGGCTATTCAGCGACAGGTGGCCTAGAAACGAAGTCCAAGCTTTTGCATTTGGAGGGAATCAAGCATTGA
- a CDS encoding aspartate aminotransferase family protein: protein MSRGETPTDSMLQRSAKDHLWMHFTRHSTFQDNDMNIIQKGEGIYLWDTKGHKVIDGLSGLFAVNAGHGRKELAEAAAKQMLELDFMPLWGYAHPRAVELAERLVSYAPKDLTRIFFTTGGGEAVESAWKIAKQYFKLTGKPTKTKVISRMTAYHGTSHGALSITGIAAMKQAFEPLVPSTFRVPNTNWFRAPEGFKSEEEFGIWAANRIEEAILFEGPDTVAAFYVEPIQNSGGCITAHPSYFKRVREICDKYDVVMVADETITGYGRTGEMFGCQRYGIEPDMMITAKAITSGAQPLGALFMKDKFFEPFTQGITTFPHGYTFAAHPVACAVALANLDIYDREKLVDNVRTNSPVFRKTLEKLKDLPIVGDVRGDGYFFAIELVSDKATMQRLTPDQRERILRGYLNPAMYKAGLYARADDRGDAVVQLAPPLTCGPAEFEQMEQILRPLLEKAWKKL from the coding sequence ATGTCTCGCGGTGAAACTCCAACCGACTCCATGTTGCAACGATCGGCCAAAGATCACCTGTGGATGCACTTCACTCGTCACTCCACCTTCCAAGACAACGACATGAACATCATCCAAAAGGGTGAAGGTATTTACCTTTGGGACACCAAAGGACACAAAGTCATCGATGGCCTCTCTGGCCTCTTTGCGGTAAACGCCGGTCACGGTCGAAAGGAACTGGCTGAGGCGGCGGCCAAGCAGATGCTGGAGTTAGACTTCATGCCGCTTTGGGGATATGCCCACCCTCGTGCGGTTGAGCTTGCAGAGCGACTGGTTTCCTATGCGCCAAAAGATCTGACTCGCATCTTCTTCACCACCGGTGGTGGCGAGGCCGTAGAAAGCGCTTGGAAGATTGCCAAACAGTATTTCAAGCTCACCGGCAAGCCAACCAAGACCAAGGTAATCTCCCGCATGACTGCCTACCATGGCACCAGCCATGGAGCACTGTCGATCACCGGTATTGCAGCCATGAAACAGGCCTTCGAGCCACTGGTCCCATCCACCTTCCGAGTTCCAAACACCAACTGGTTCCGCGCTCCGGAGGGATTCAAATCGGAAGAGGAATTCGGCATCTGGGCCGCTAACCGCATCGAAGAGGCGATCCTATTTGAGGGTCCAGACACTGTTGCGGCCTTCTACGTGGAGCCGATCCAGAACTCCGGTGGTTGCATCACCGCACACCCCTCCTACTTCAAGCGAGTGCGTGAGATCTGCGACAAATACGACGTGGTTATGGTTGCCGATGAAACCATCACTGGCTACGGAAGAACCGGTGAGATGTTTGGTTGCCAGCGATATGGCATCGAACCAGACATGATGATCACCGCCAAAGCGATCACCTCGGGCGCACAGCCCTTAGGTGCACTGTTCATGAAGGACAAGTTCTTCGAGCCTTTCACCCAAGGCATCACGACTTTCCCTCACGGTTACACCTTTGCCGCCCACCCGGTGGCATGTGCAGTAGCACTTGCAAACCTTGACATTTACGATCGGGAGAAGCTGGTCGATAACGTTCGCACCAACTCCCCCGTGTTCCGCAAGACGCTCGAGAAGCTCAAGGACTTGCCGATTGTCGGTGACGTCAGGGGTGACGGCTACTTCTTCGCGATTGAGCTGGTTAGCGACAAAGCAACCATGCAGCGCCTGACCCCAGATCAACGTGAGCGAATCCTGCGTGGTTATCTCAATCCGGCCATGTATAAGGCTGGACTCTACGCCCGAGCAGATGATCGTGGAGATGCGGTGGTTCAACTAGCTCCACCGCTGACCTGTGGACCTGCCGAGTTTGAGCAAATGGAGCAAATTCTTCGGCCACTTCTTGAGAAGGCTTGGAAGAAACTCTAG
- a CDS encoding sigma-70 family RNA polymerase sigma factor, which produces MTPEQFNALFRAHMPEVSRFLARRVELEEAEELAAELFSIAWGKRGSIPQGYELPWLYKTARYLISNHRKKASNRARIEQLMSRPEAAPSAESIALADTELSDAWGKLQVLERELISLWAFEGLSNKQIGLALEISENAAAIRLTRAKQKLKTLLATENNELDGTVD; this is translated from the coding sequence ATGACCCCGGAGCAATTCAACGCACTGTTTCGCGCTCACATGCCCGAAGTTTCAAGATTTCTGGCAAGACGTGTGGAGCTTGAGGAAGCAGAGGAACTAGCCGCAGAGCTGTTCTCGATCGCATGGGGAAAGCGCGGCTCAATCCCCCAGGGATACGAGCTGCCTTGGCTATACAAAACCGCGCGCTATCTCATTTCAAATCATCGCAAGAAAGCCAGCAACAGGGCCCGAATTGAGCAGCTGATGTCTCGACCTGAGGCGGCGCCCAGCGCTGAGTCAATTGCGCTTGCCGACACGGAGCTTTCTGATGCATGGGGCAAGCTGCAGGTTCTCGAGCGTGAACTAATTTCACTTTGGGCCTTTGAGGGTCTATCGAATAAGCAGATTGGTCTCGCGCTTGAAATAAGTGAGAACGCAGCAGCGATCCGCCTAACCAGAGCCAAGCAAAAGTTGAAAACTTTGCTGGCCACTGAAAATAACGAACTTGATGGGACAGTTGATTAG
- the yaaA gene encoding peroxide stress protein YaaA — protein MLILLPPSETKRSGGVGISIDKSAIIWAALDPARDRLITEISRVSSDPTRAKKIFKLGPKNAADLDANRQLITAPTMAAIERYAGVVYDAIDYQNLSEQAKQRVQERLFIQSALFGLLPATEQIPYYRFSATTKLPGINLRELWIEAHKAVWPRLARPILDMRSKAYAELNPVPESLESYSVDVFDQSGKALNHFNKKAKGLLVRSALENNLETIEQLPEIAKAVGLKAETDGSSVGLITPQGF, from the coding sequence ATGCTGATTCTGCTGCCGCCGTCGGAGACTAAGCGCTCCGGCGGCGTTGGCATTTCTATCGACAAATCAGCAATCATCTGGGCTGCTCTCGACCCAGCCCGCGATCGCCTGATTACAGAGATTTCGAGAGTCTCTTCTGATCCCACACGAGCCAAGAAGATATTCAAGCTCGGACCAAAGAATGCTGCCGATTTGGATGCCAATAGGCAGTTGATCACTGCACCCACCATGGCCGCCATCGAGCGCTATGCCGGCGTGGTTTACGACGCCATCGATTATCAAAATCTGAGCGAACAGGCAAAGCAACGCGTCCAGGAGCGGCTGTTTATTCAATCCGCACTATTCGGGCTCTTGCCAGCGACAGAGCAAATCCCCTACTACCGCTTTTCAGCAACGACAAAACTACCCGGCATCAATCTCAGGGAGCTTTGGATTGAGGCTCACAAAGCTGTGTGGCCAAGACTCGCCAGACCGATCCTCGACATGAGGTCAAAGGCCTACGCGGAACTGAATCCGGTCCCAGAGAGCCTGGAGAGCTACTCGGTTGACGTATTCGATCAATCTGGCAAGGCGTTGAATCACTTCAACAAAAAGGCCAAGGGGCTGTTGGTCAGATCTGCACTTGAAAACAACCTTGAGACCATCGAACAGCTACCTGAAATTGCCAAAGCCGTCGGTCTCAAGGCTGAGACAGACGGCTCTAGCGTGGGATTGATTACGCCCCAGGGTTTTTAG